A stretch of Crossiella cryophila DNA encodes these proteins:
- a CDS encoding TetR/AcrR family transcriptional regulator, which translates to MDTPLEHSTVRRPCERRRRRMAPAARRAELVETAIRVITTHGAGISMDQLAAAAGVSKPLLYHYFYDKAGLLKAAGERATELMLARLRPALAELRGVSVRERWIRGAVEAYLAVIMEHQWLYRFTMSNAVTGRSTVPDPIIAALADVLGEIPGLHPSPPPDPVRYALAGMVQAVCHWWLEHRRPGRAQLLAQLSRMIEHTVAGLSALTTVDLDPAAALTPVELPSPQTG; encoded by the coding sequence ATGGACACTCCCCTGGAGCACAGCACGGTCCGCCGCCCGTGCGAGCGGCGGCGCAGGAGGATGGCCCCGGCCGCACGGCGGGCGGAACTGGTGGAAACCGCTATCCGGGTGATCACCACGCACGGGGCCGGGATCAGCATGGACCAGCTCGCCGCCGCGGCCGGGGTGAGCAAACCCCTGCTGTACCACTACTTCTACGACAAGGCCGGGCTGCTCAAGGCCGCTGGCGAGCGGGCCACCGAGCTGATGCTGGCCCGGTTGCGGCCGGCACTGGCCGAACTGCGCGGGGTCAGCGTCCGGGAACGCTGGATCCGCGGTGCGGTGGAGGCGTACCTGGCGGTGATCATGGAACACCAGTGGCTGTACCGGTTCACCATGAGCAACGCGGTGACCGGCAGGTCCACCGTCCCTGATCCGATCATCGCCGCGCTGGCCGACGTGCTCGGCGAGATCCCCGGACTCCACCCGTCCCCGCCACCGGACCCGGTGCGGTACGCGCTGGCCGGGATGGTGCAGGCGGTCTGCCACTGGTGGCTGGAACACCGGCGGCCGGGCCGGGCCCAGCTGCTGGCCCAGCTCAGCCGGATGATCGAGCACACCGTGGCCGGTCTGTCCGCGCTGACCACCGTGGACCTGGACCCGGCCGCGGCGCTGACCCCGGTGGAGCTGCCCAGCCCACAGACCGGATAG
- a CDS encoding GGDEF domain-containing protein: MNHRQSPPSARCRSCGHEPRAWATDKLTGLLDRWGWDAEAGRALAAARRRDEPAALVLLDLDHFKRVNDTLGHPAGDRVLRAVASVLRQVTEADPAGAGAVLGRYGGHGGDEFLAFLPGGDLAAAAGLAGALRTEVRALQVPARTVRGPRTITDLTVSIGLAEHGPGTRTRLADLVLAADACLLAAKRAGRDRVRGPEATLRRLAWDERGLPA; encoded by the coding sequence ATGAACCACCGACAGAGCCCGCCCTCGGCCCGCTGCCGCTCCTGCGGACACGAGCCGCGGGCCTGGGCCACCGACAAGCTCACCGGACTGCTGGACCGCTGGGGCTGGGACGCCGAGGCCGGTCGCGCACTGGCCGCGGCCCGCCGCCGGGACGAACCCGCCGCCCTGGTGCTGCTGGACCTGGACCATTTCAAACGGGTCAACGACACCCTGGGACACCCGGCGGGGGACCGGGTGCTGCGCGCGGTGGCCTCGGTGTTGCGCCAGGTCACCGAGGCCGACCCGGCGGGCGCGGGCGCGGTGCTCGGCCGCTACGGCGGTCACGGCGGCGACGAGTTCCTGGCCTTCCTGCCCGGCGGCGACCTGGCCGCGGCCGCCGGCCTGGCTGGTGCGCTGCGCACCGAGGTGCGCGCGTTGCAGGTCCCGGCCCGCACCGTGCGCGGCCCGCGCACCATCACCGACCTGACCGTGTCCATCGGCCTGGCCGAACACGGACCGGGAACCCGCACCCGGCTGGCCGACCTGGTGCTGGCCGCCGACGCCTGCCTGCTCGCCGCCAAACGCGCCGGCCGGGACCGGGTCCGCGGCCCGGAGGCCACCCTGCGCCGACTCGCCTGGGATGAGCGAGGATTGCCGGCATGA
- a CDS encoding phosphoribosyltransferase: MTAAPEDRENLTYSLFGDAIRDLAQTVADDGYLPDIILSVARGGLFVAGGLGYALAVKNLHVMNVEFYTGVGTTLDMPVMLPPVPNVIDLSGAKVLVTDDVADTGKTLKLVHDFCVDHVADVRCAVIYEKPHSLVKCEYVWRHTDKWINFPWSVLPPVVSRAGQVLDA; this comes from the coding sequence ATGACGGCAGCACCGGAAGACCGGGAGAACCTGACCTACAGCCTGTTCGGGGACGCGATCCGCGATCTCGCGCAGACCGTCGCCGACGACGGCTATCTCCCCGACATCATCCTGTCCGTGGCCCGCGGCGGCCTGTTCGTGGCAGGCGGCCTCGGCTACGCGCTCGCGGTGAAGAACCTGCACGTGATGAACGTCGAGTTCTACACCGGCGTCGGCACCACCCTGGACATGCCGGTCATGCTGCCGCCGGTGCCCAACGTCATCGACCTGTCCGGGGCGAAGGTGCTGGTCACCGACGACGTCGCGGACACCGGCAAAACGCTCAAACTGGTGCACGACTTCTGCGTCGACCACGTGGCCGACGTGCGCTGCGCGGTGATCTACGAGAAGCCGCATTCGCTGGTGAAGTGCGAGTACGTGTGGCGGCACACGGACAAGTGGATCAACTTCCCGTGGTCGGTGCTGCCGCCCGTGGTCAGCCGGGCCGGGCAGGTCCTGGACGCCTGA
- a CDS encoding LysR family transcriptional regulator: protein MLDPVWLRSFLTVAETGGFTEAARRLCIGQSTVSQHVRRLEQVTGRQLFVRDTHSVMLTGDGEALIGFARNILDQERLAMSYFARPELRGKVRLGVCEDLVLGHLPVTLQRFRETYPLVDLELTVELSSVLHDRLAAGGLDLVLAKRRTEADGHLLWREPLVWVGRPGLRLAKDEPVPLVLYPEPSLTRARALEALRAWGLQWRIGCWSDRLNGLRAAALAGLGVAVFARSVVPEGLVPVEADLPPLAEVDFAVLGGRRAGHGPAAALTQLITTARWP from the coding sequence GTGCTTGACCCGGTGTGGTTGCGGAGTTTCCTCACCGTCGCCGAGACCGGCGGCTTCACCGAGGCGGCCCGGCGGTTGTGCATCGGCCAGTCCACGGTGAGCCAGCACGTGCGCAGGCTGGAACAGGTGACCGGCAGGCAGCTGTTCGTGCGGGACACCCATTCGGTGATGCTGACCGGCGACGGCGAGGCGCTGATCGGCTTCGCCCGCAACATCCTGGACCAGGAACGCCTGGCCATGTCCTACTTCGCCCGCCCGGAACTACGCGGCAAGGTCCGCCTGGGCGTGTGCGAGGACCTGGTACTGGGCCACCTCCCGGTCACCCTGCAGCGGTTCCGGGAGACCTATCCGCTGGTGGACCTGGAACTGACCGTCGAACTGAGCAGTGTGCTGCACGACCGGCTGGCCGCCGGCGGCCTGGACCTGGTGCTGGCCAAACGCCGCACCGAGGCCGACGGCCACCTGCTGTGGCGGGAACCCCTGGTCTGGGTGGGCAGGCCGGGGTTGCGGCTGGCCAAGGACGAGCCGGTCCCGCTGGTGCTGTACCCGGAACCCAGCCTGACCAGGGCCAGGGCCCTGGAGGCGTTGCGGGCGTGGGGGTTGCAGTGGCGGATCGGGTGCTGGAGCGACCGGTTGAACGGGTTGCGGGCGGCGGCGCTGGCCGGGCTGGGGGTGGCGGTGTTCGCCCGGTCGGTGGTGCCGGAGGGGCTGGTGCCGGTGGAGGCGGATCTGCCGCCGCTGGCCGAGGTGGATTTCGCGGTGCTGGGTGGGCGGCGGGCCGGGCATGGGCCCGCGGCGGCGCTGACGCAGCTGATCACGACGGCGCGCTGGCCGTAG
- a CDS encoding winged helix-turn-helix transcriptional regulator translates to MAEDCPDHRSCDGALVRVFGLLGKRWNGVIIGTLATGPAGFAELRRAIGGISDSMLSDRLTELAATGLVRREVRDGPPLSVSYHLSPRGTALLPALDALAKWAAEHLPADC, encoded by the coding sequence ATGGCCGAGGACTGTCCCGACCACCGGAGCTGCGACGGCGCGCTGGTCCGGGTGTTCGGGCTGCTCGGGAAGCGCTGGAACGGGGTGATCATCGGCACCCTGGCCACCGGCCCGGCCGGGTTCGCCGAACTGCGCAGGGCCATCGGCGGGATCAGCGACTCGATGCTCTCCGACCGGCTCACCGAGCTGGCCGCCACCGGACTGGTGCGGCGCGAGGTCAGGGACGGCCCGCCGCTGTCGGTCTCCTACCACCTCAGTCCCCGGGGCACCGCGCTGCTGCCCGCGCTGGACGCGCTGGCCAAGTGGGCCGCCGAGCACCTGCCCGCCGACTGCTGA
- a CDS encoding BTAD domain-containing putative transcriptional regulator produces the protein MRFGFLGPVQAHQDDGTPVDLGGPKVRTLLALLAAEAGRIVPAETLIDGLYADTPPDGAANALQSQVSRLRRVLGPGLVEFHPTGYRLAVDPSTVDAHRFAALAADGRAALDRGEHQSAEEHLTEALALWRGEPPAELGPSHWPELHLTAIEDQARAALALGRPGLVPALRAHLGAHPLRERLWALLIRAQLADGRPAEALAAFEQARTRLAEELGADPSAELAEAHQLALRGEDRRATPLPAQLTSFIGRVEDLVRVRALLREHRLVTLTGPGGAGKTRLAIEAATDLPACFLALAPLTEGADLPRALLAALGVREGAREPLDRLRAALADRPPLLVLDNCEHLVQPVAELTADLLRANPALRVLATSREGLGITGEARHPVPSLEPRAAAALFADRARAADPGHDPAAHPDLVERICQALDGLPLAIELAAARVRTLPVAQIAARLDDRFGLLARGERTAAARHRSLRGVVEWSWDLLDGPERVLAGRLTVFAGGATLPALTEVCAVPDLLGALTGLVDKSLVTRDGERYRMAETIRAFCAERLADTGETTRLRHAHAQHFLALAQQASPSLLRAEQLDWLTRLDAEHDNLVTALRWTIDTDRPSALRLTAALAPYWWLRGRRAEGAHLTGPLTSQLGAIAPPDLADEYALCVLTTAFGTPDHTHLRPHLGEVRRVMAARTSAPRQPLLWVLWGVVAGPPADPEATARQYGALFTADPWSRALRDLSSGVIAVFRGDTVTGETHLRTALTSFRALGERWATIQALADLAPLAERRGDRPHAHELYAEAITLAQELGATEEAADLLNRRASGHLAHGDLPAAHTDLTQVAILGRQAGAPDWVAIAQLGQAELAFHTGDLDTARTLCAQALAASPPGAFATEELRCRSQTTLARIELTTGHPESAKPLLKEAFTVAAARGNLPLLATILAALADLTGDPALRQATTALTTPAPTPEATQTALTLATRHLA, from the coding sequence ATGCGCTTCGGTTTCCTCGGCCCGGTCCAGGCCCACCAGGACGACGGCACCCCGGTCGACCTGGGCGGTCCCAAGGTCCGCACCCTGCTCGCGCTGCTGGCCGCCGAGGCCGGGCGGATCGTGCCGGCCGAGACGCTCATCGACGGCCTCTACGCCGACACCCCGCCCGACGGTGCGGCGAACGCGTTGCAGTCCCAGGTCTCCCGCCTGCGCCGGGTACTCGGCCCCGGCCTGGTCGAGTTCCACCCGACCGGTTACCGGCTGGCCGTCGATCCGTCCACAGTGGACGCCCACCGGTTCGCCGCACTGGCCGCCGACGGCCGGGCCGCGCTGGACCGCGGCGAGCACCAGTCCGCCGAGGAACACCTCACCGAGGCGCTCGCGCTATGGCGCGGCGAGCCACCGGCCGAACTCGGCCCCAGCCACTGGCCCGAACTGCATTTGACCGCGATCGAGGACCAGGCCAGGGCCGCGCTCGCCCTCGGCCGCCCCGGCCTGGTCCCGGCCCTGCGCGCACACCTGGGCGCGCATCCGTTGCGGGAACGCCTGTGGGCACTGCTGATCCGCGCCCAGCTCGCCGACGGCCGCCCAGCCGAGGCACTGGCCGCCTTCGAGCAGGCCCGCACCCGGCTGGCCGAGGAACTCGGCGCCGACCCCTCGGCCGAACTCGCCGAGGCGCACCAGCTCGCGCTGCGCGGCGAGGACCGGCGCGCCACCCCGCTGCCCGCCCAGCTCACCAGCTTCATCGGCCGCGTGGAGGACCTGGTCCGGGTCCGCGCGCTGCTGCGCGAACACCGGCTGGTCACCCTCACCGGACCCGGCGGCGCGGGCAAGACCCGGCTGGCCATCGAGGCCGCCACGGACCTCCCGGCCTGCTTCCTCGCCCTGGCCCCGCTCACCGAGGGTGCCGACCTGCCGCGGGCCCTGCTCGCCGCGCTCGGCGTGCGCGAGGGCGCGCGGGAGCCACTCGACCGGTTGCGCGCCGCGCTGGCCGATCGGCCACCCCTGCTGGTGCTGGACAACTGCGAGCACCTCGTCCAGCCCGTCGCCGAGCTGACCGCCGATCTGCTGCGCGCCAACCCGGCCCTGCGCGTGCTGGCCACCAGCCGCGAGGGACTCGGCATCACCGGCGAGGCCCGCCACCCGGTGCCCAGCCTCGAACCCCGGGCCGCGGCCGCCCTGTTCGCCGACCGCGCCCGCGCCGCCGACCCCGGCCACGACCCGGCCGCGCACCCGGACCTGGTCGAGCGCATCTGCCAGGCCCTGGACGGCCTGCCGCTGGCCATCGAACTCGCCGCCGCCCGGGTGCGCACCCTGCCGGTGGCCCAGATCGCCGCCCGCCTCGACGACCGCTTCGGCCTGCTGGCCAGGGGCGAGCGCACCGCCGCCGCCCGGCACCGCAGCCTGCGCGGCGTGGTCGAGTGGAGCTGGGACCTCCTCGACGGCCCCGAGCGGGTGCTCGCCGGCCGGCTCACCGTGTTCGCCGGTGGCGCCACCCTGCCCGCGCTGACCGAGGTCTGCGCCGTGCCCGACCTGCTCGGCGCGCTGACCGGCCTGGTGGACAAGTCGCTGGTCACCAGGGACGGCGAGCGCTACCGGATGGCCGAGACGATCCGCGCGTTCTGCGCCGAACGCCTCGCCGACACCGGCGAGACCACCCGCCTCCGGCACGCCCACGCCCAGCACTTCCTGGCCCTGGCCCAGCAGGCATCGCCCAGCCTGCTGCGCGCCGAGCAGCTCGACTGGCTGACCCGCCTGGACGCCGAGCACGACAACCTGGTCACCGCCCTGCGCTGGACCATCGACACCGACCGGCCGAGCGCGCTGCGGCTGACCGCCGCGCTCGCCCCGTACTGGTGGCTACGCGGCCGCCGCGCCGAGGGCGCCCATCTCACCGGCCCGCTGACCAGTCAGCTGGGTGCCATCGCGCCGCCGGACCTGGCGGATGAGTACGCGCTCTGCGTGCTCACCACGGCCTTCGGCACCCCGGACCACACCCACCTGCGCCCACACCTGGGCGAGGTCCGCCGGGTGATGGCAGCCCGGACCAGCGCGCCCCGGCAGCCCCTGCTCTGGGTGTTGTGGGGCGTGGTCGCCGGCCCGCCCGCGGACCCGGAGGCCACCGCCCGCCAGTACGGCGCGCTGTTCACCGCCGATCCGTGGAGCCGGGCACTGCGAGACCTCAGCAGCGGCGTGATCGCGGTCTTCCGCGGCGACACCGTCACCGGCGAGACCCACCTGCGCACCGCCCTGACCAGCTTCCGCGCCCTGGGCGAACGCTGGGCCACCATCCAGGCCCTGGCCGACCTCGCCCCACTCGCCGAACGCCGCGGCGACCGACCCCACGCGCACGAGCTGTACGCCGAAGCCATCACCCTCGCCCAGGAACTGGGCGCCACCGAGGAAGCCGCGGACCTGCTCAACCGCCGCGCCAGCGGCCACCTCGCCCACGGTGACCTGCCAGCCGCCCACACCGACCTCACCCAGGTCGCCATCCTGGGCCGTCAGGCAGGCGCACCGGACTGGGTGGCCATCGCCCAACTGGGTCAGGCGGAACTCGCCTTCCACACCGGCGACCTGGACACGGCCCGCACGCTCTGCGCACAAGCCCTGGCCGCCAGCCCACCCGGCGCGTTCGCCACCGAGGAACTGCGCTGCCGATCCCAGACCACCCTGGCCCGCATCGAACTAACCACAGGTCACCCCGAATCCGCAAAACCCCTGCTCAAGGAAGCCTTCACGGTGGCAGCGGCGCGAGGCAACCTCCCCCTGCTGGCCACCATCCTGGCCGCCTTGGCCGACCTCACCGGCGACCCAGCCCTCCGACAGGCCACCACCGCCCTCACCACCCCCGCCCCAACCCCCGAAGCCACCCAAACCGCCCTTACCTTGGCCACCCGCCACCTTGCCTGA
- a CDS encoding MarR family winged helix-turn-helix transcriptional regulator, with translation MTDTRWLDDSQQQAWRAFIRVHAELTVRIARQLQADSDLSLAEFEVLVNLSELPEPRIRVLELAKQLNWEKSRVSHQLGRMQKRGLITRAGCEEDRRGSFIELTDQGRAAIEGAAPGHVAVVRRLMFDALAPDQVRALTALCDQVLTNIETANCPKE, from the coding sequence GTGACCGACACCCGATGGCTCGATGACTCCCAGCAGCAGGCCTGGCGCGCCTTCATCCGCGTGCACGCCGAGCTGACCGTGCGCATCGCCCGCCAGCTCCAGGCCGACTCGGACCTGTCGCTGGCCGAGTTCGAGGTGCTGGTGAACCTGAGCGAACTGCCCGAGCCCCGGATCCGGGTACTGGAGCTGGCCAAACAGCTGAACTGGGAGAAGAGCCGGGTCTCACACCAGCTGGGCCGGATGCAGAAGCGCGGCCTGATCACCAGGGCAGGCTGCGAGGAAGACCGCCGAGGCTCCTTCATCGAACTGACCGACCAGGGCCGAGCCGCGATCGAAGGCGCCGCCCCCGGCCACGTCGCGGTAGTCCGCCGCCTGATGTTCGACGCCCTGGCCCCCGACCAGGTACGCGCCCTCACCGCCCTCTGCGACCAGGTCCTGACCAACATCGAAACCGCGAACTGCCCCAAGGAATAA
- a CDS encoding YceI family protein yields the protein MTSTLSLSELTGDYAIDAAHSRVGFVARHAMVTKVRGAFNEFDGRIKVDGDNPANSSVVVTIKADSIDTRNAQRDEHLRGSDFLELEKFPQIQFVSTSVAQDGNDFALTGDLTIKDVTRSVTIDFTFEGTAKDPFGNVRVGFEGTTSISRKDFGITWNAALETGGVLVSDKIVLEFEVSAVRAA from the coding sequence ATGACCTCCACCCTCTCCCTCAGCGAGCTGACCGGCGACTACGCGATCGACGCCGCGCACAGCCGGGTCGGCTTCGTGGCCAGGCACGCGATGGTGACCAAGGTCCGCGGCGCCTTCAACGAGTTCGACGGCCGGATCAAGGTCGACGGGGACAACCCGGCCAACTCCTCGGTCGTGGTGACCATCAAGGCCGACAGCATCGACACCCGCAACGCCCAGCGGGACGAGCACCTGCGCGGCAGCGACTTCCTGGAGCTGGAGAAGTTCCCGCAGATCCAGTTCGTGTCCACCTCGGTGGCCCAGGACGGCAACGACTTCGCGCTCACCGGCGACCTGACCATCAAGGACGTCACCCGCTCGGTGACCATCGACTTCACCTTCGAGGGCACCGCCAAGGACCCGTTCGGCAACGTCCGGGTCGGTTTCGAGGGCACCACCTCGATCTCCCGCAAGGACTTCGGCATCACCTGGAACGCGGCACTGGAGACCGGCGGCGTGCTGGTCAGCGACAAGATCGTGCTCGAGTTCGAGGTCTCCGCGGTCCGCGCCGCCTGA
- a CDS encoding pirin family protein, with protein sequence MTRTLSPRTDIRRARDRSATRIDWLDSKHSFSFGRSHDPANTHHGLLLVNNDDVVSPGTGFDTHPHQDMEIVTWVLRGSLVHQDSTGHSGVIYPGLAQRMSAGSGILHSEKNDSWRLRGGVEHVDPVHFVQMWVVPDESGITPGYEQLEIDDQLLAGGLVPVASGMDQHRGESAIRIKNKYAALHAARLAPGQSVTLPEAPFLHLFVPRGAVTLEDSGALATGDAVRFAAIGGQRITATEDAEILLWEMHATLAS encoded by the coding sequence ATGACGAGGACGCTGAGTCCCCGGACCGACATCCGGCGCGCTCGCGACCGGTCGGCCACGAGAATCGACTGGCTGGACTCGAAGCATTCCTTCTCCTTCGGGCGCAGTCACGATCCGGCCAACACCCACCACGGGCTGCTGCTGGTCAACAACGACGACGTGGTCAGCCCTGGCACCGGGTTCGACACCCATCCGCACCAGGACATGGAGATCGTCACCTGGGTGCTGCGGGGTTCCCTCGTGCACCAGGACTCCACCGGTCATTCCGGGGTGATCTACCCCGGCCTGGCCCAGCGGATGAGCGCGGGCAGCGGCATCCTGCACTCGGAGAAGAACGACTCCTGGCGCTTGCGCGGCGGGGTCGAACATGTCGATCCGGTGCATTTCGTGCAGATGTGGGTGGTGCCGGACGAATCGGGGATCACGCCGGGCTACGAGCAACTGGAGATCGACGACCAGTTGCTCGCCGGCGGCCTCGTTCCGGTCGCCTCCGGAATGGATCAACACCGGGGCGAGTCGGCGATCCGGATCAAGAACAAGTACGCCGCACTGCACGCCGCCCGACTTGCTCCAGGGCAGTCCGTGACCCTGCCCGAAGCCCCGTTCCTGCACCTCTTCGTGCCGCGCGGGGCGGTCACGCTGGAAGACTCCGGTGCGTTGGCGACCGGTGACGCGGTGCGATTCGCCGCCATCGGCGGCCAGCGAATCACCGCGACCGAGGACGCCGAGATTCTCCTCTGGGAGATGCACGCGACACTCGCGAGCTAA
- a CDS encoding TIGR03086 family metal-binding protein, with amino-acid sequence MTMIDHGAATARMTELLAGVTDAQLTAPTPCANYQLGDLIEHIGTLALAFTQAAGKQPSDDLVPDGDAARLEPDWRTTIAAQLGELAVAWRDPAAWTGMTKAGGLDMPAEMAGQVTLNELVVHGWDVARATGQDYLATDAEVAAALIFVEPFSGPEGTEGLFGPAVAVAGDAPPLDRLLGLSGRDPRWVPAG; translated from the coding sequence ATGACCATGATCGACCACGGGGCCGCCACCGCCCGGATGACGGAGCTGCTGGCCGGCGTCACCGACGCGCAACTGACCGCGCCGACGCCGTGCGCGAACTACCAGCTGGGTGACCTGATCGAGCACATCGGCACGCTCGCGCTCGCCTTCACCCAGGCCGCGGGCAAACAACCCAGCGACGACCTGGTGCCCGACGGCGACGCCGCCCGGCTGGAGCCCGACTGGCGCACCACGATCGCCGCGCAACTCGGCGAACTGGCCGTGGCCTGGCGGGATCCGGCCGCCTGGACCGGGATGACCAAGGCCGGGGGCCTGGACATGCCTGCCGAGATGGCCGGGCAGGTCACCCTGAACGAGCTGGTCGTGCACGGCTGGGACGTGGCCCGCGCCACCGGTCAGGACTACCTGGCCACGGACGCGGAGGTGGCCGCGGCGCTGATCTTCGTGGAGCCGTTCTCCGGGCCGGAGGGCACCGAGGGGTTATTCGGGCCCGCGGTGGCGGTGGCCGGGGACGCGCCCCCACTGGACCGGCTGCTCGGGCTCAGCGGCCGGGATCCGCGGTGGGTGCCCGCGGGCTGA
- a CDS encoding S8 family serine peptidase translates to MKRFPLRRTALALALGVGAAVIAPALAVGAPGPTPSPAPVEIAGKKPAVPVPVDTQAGLRAYFVITEPSQVAAGKTAVTSNGGTVYASYDAIGVIVAHSTDADFAAKVRPAQGVQKVGATRTSDVPAAAANPAIPPSPSQTTPTAAETNRSDMTQIGADKAWDINPGSASVTVGILDTGVDDQHYDLKPNFDASKSASCAYGKLDTREGSWRPVGDHGTHVAGTIAAARNGKGMVGVAPGVKISSVRVAEAGNQLFFPENTVCAFVFAGDKGLQVTNNSYYTDPWLFACPTDTDQAAILEGVKRAVAYAEGKNVLNVAAAGNENYNLAKKTTDSTSPNDSTPVNRTITDACQSLPTELPGVVVVSSVNGSNVKSSFSNYGTDKVHVAAPGDNVYSTVLGGQYGSKSGTSMASPHVAGVAALLASVNPGISTADLRAKLAAQANDIACPSGETRCTGSTAKNSFYGEGLVDAKESVEGPASPVSVTSPGDQSGKVGQAASLQIKATDAGGKTLTYAASGLPAGLTINSTSGLISGTPTAAGSSSVTVTVTNADGKTGTAKFGWTVTSDGGGGTVTVTKPSDQWGFVNWAVTPLQISGSSTAGGSLTYTAAGLPTGLSITPAGRISGTPTKAGTYTVTVTGTDAGGAKGTTSFGWRIYGF, encoded by the coding sequence GTGAAACGGTTTCCCCTGCGGCGGACGGCATTAGCCCTCGCCCTCGGCGTCGGCGCCGCCGTCATCGCCCCGGCGCTGGCCGTCGGCGCCCCCGGACCCACGCCGAGCCCCGCCCCGGTGGAGATCGCCGGCAAGAAGCCGGCCGTGCCGGTGCCGGTGGACACCCAGGCCGGGCTGCGCGCCTACTTCGTGATCACCGAACCGAGCCAGGTCGCGGCCGGTAAGACCGCGGTGACCAGCAACGGCGGCACCGTCTACGCCTCCTACGACGCCATCGGCGTCATCGTGGCGCACTCCACCGACGCCGATTTCGCGGCCAAGGTCCGCCCGGCCCAGGGCGTGCAGAAGGTCGGCGCCACCCGCACCTCCGACGTGCCCGCGGCCGCCGCCAACCCGGCGATCCCGCCCTCGCCCAGCCAGACCACGCCCACCGCGGCCGAGACCAACCGCTCCGACATGACCCAGATCGGCGCGGACAAGGCCTGGGACATCAACCCCGGCTCCGCCTCGGTCACCGTCGGCATCCTGGACACCGGCGTCGACGACCAGCACTACGACCTCAAGCCGAACTTCGACGCGAGCAAGTCCGCCTCCTGCGCCTACGGCAAGCTGGACACCCGCGAGGGTTCCTGGCGCCCGGTCGGCGATCACGGCACGCACGTGGCTGGCACTATCGCCGCGGCCCGCAACGGCAAGGGCATGGTCGGCGTCGCGCCCGGGGTGAAGATCTCCTCGGTGCGGGTGGCCGAGGCAGGCAACCAGCTGTTCTTCCCGGAGAACACCGTGTGCGCCTTCGTCTTCGCCGGTGACAAGGGCCTGCAGGTCACCAACAACAGCTACTACACCGACCCGTGGCTGTTCGCCTGCCCCACCGACACCGACCAGGCCGCGATCCTGGAAGGCGTCAAGCGCGCGGTCGCCTACGCCGAGGGCAAGAACGTGCTGAACGTGGCCGCGGCCGGCAACGAGAACTACAACCTGGCCAAGAAGACCACCGACAGCACCAGCCCCAACGACTCCACCCCGGTCAACCGGACCATCACCGACGCCTGCCAGAGCCTGCCGACCGAACTGCCCGGCGTGGTCGTGGTGTCCTCGGTCAACGGCAGCAACGTGAAGTCCTCCTTCTCCAACTACGGCACCGACAAGGTGCACGTGGCCGCCCCCGGCGACAACGTCTACTCCACCGTGCTCGGCGGCCAGTACGGCTCCAAGTCCGGCACCTCGATGGCCTCCCCGCACGTCGCGGGCGTGGCCGCGCTGCTGGCCAGCGTCAACCCCGGCATCAGCACCGCGGACCTGCGGGCCAAGCTGGCCGCCCAGGCCAACGACATCGCCTGCCCCTCCGGCGAGACCCGCTGCACCGGCAGCACCGCGAAGAACTCCTTCTACGGTGAGGGCCTGGTCGACGCCAAGGAGTCCGTGGAGGGCCCGGCCAGTCCGGTCTCGGTGACCAGCCCCGGTGACCAGAGCGGCAAGGTCGGCCAGGCCGCCTCGCTGCAGATCAAGGCCACCGACGCGGGCGGCAAGACGCTGACCTACGCCGCCAGCGGCCTGCCCGCCGGGCTGACCATCAACTCCACCAGCGGGCTGATCTCCGGCACGCCGACCGCCGCGGGCAGCAGCAGCGTCACGGTGACGGTGACCAACGCCGACGGCAAGACCGGCACCGCCAAGTTCGGCTGGACGGTCACCTCCGACGGCGGTGGCGGCACGGTCACCGTGACCAAGCCGAGCGACCAGTGGGGCTTCGTGAACTGGGCGGTCACCCCGCTGCAGATCAGCGGCTCCAGCACCGCGGGCGGTTCGCTGACCTACACCGCGGCCGGCCTGCCGACCGGTCTGAGCATCACCCCGGCCGGTCGCATCTCCGGCACGCCGACCAAGGCGGGCACCTACACGGTGACCGTCACCGGCACGGACGCCGGCGGAGCCAAGGGCACCACCAGCTTCGGCTGGCGGATCTACGGCTTCTGA